One Alligator mississippiensis isolate rAllMis1 chromosome 1, rAllMis1, whole genome shotgun sequence genomic window carries:
- the LOC132249480 gene encoding ecto-ADP-ribosyltransferase 5-like, with translation MGLSPYQPPTPCPIPARSQGHCSWEHPHHRAPLVPEDLAGIPVSPFQVQCHDSRPLGMASDSFDDQYVGCTEEMEAAVAPRLLEEERARHPLLDGMWTNLSAVWAEKKKGLSLPMGFQDAHGIAILVYTDSSNDLYKKLHLTQQLYKEFNEAVGEAGKSRDTYLRTFPFKALHYYLSRALQLLREDCGRMYHNQLYRGVSSIRFKLHKAGPVRFGQFTSSSLDAAVSQGYGSTTFFMLRSCFGAHIEKLSFLGFEKEVLIPPSEVFAVSKVTRQGDSSVFVLRSTNRTCSHFNCAYLGGECLAGWDPCPGCLGEGGAGDTRDLGQPHMVGVRKPDHQAS, from the exons ATGGGACTATCTCCATACCAGCCCCCCA caccctgccccatccctgcacgGTCCCAAGGacactgctcctgggagcatcCACATCACAGGGCTCCCTTGGTCCCTGAGGACCTGGCTGGCATCCCCGTTTCTCCCTTCCAGGTGCAATGCCACGACTCCAGGCCTCTGGGGATGGCATCCGACTCTTTTGATGACCAGTACGTCGGGTGCACGGAGGAAATGGAGGCAGCTgtggctccgcggctgctggaggagGAAAGAGCCAGACACCCGCTGCTGGACGGGATGTGGACAAACCTGTCGGCTGTCTGGGCCGAGAAGAAGAAAGggctgagtctgcccatgggtttTCAGGATGCACACGGCATCGCCATTCTGGTCTACACTGACTCCTCCAACGACCTGTACAAGAAGCTCCATTTAACTCAGCAGCTTTACAAAGAGTTCAACGAGGCTGTGGGAGAGGCTGGTAAATCCCGAGACACCTACCTGCGCACCTTCCCCTTCAAGGCCCTGCACTATTACCTGAGCagagccttgcagctgctgcgGGAGGACTGCGGGCGCATGTACCACAACCAGCTCTACCGGGGGGTCAGCTCCATCCGCTtcaagctgcacaaggcaggcccGGTCCGGTTCGGACAGTTCACCTCCTCGTCCCTGGACGCCGCGGTCTCGCAGGGCTACGGCAGCACCACGTTCTTCATGCTGCGCTCCTGCTTCGGGGCCCACATCGAGAAGCTCTCCTTCTTGGGCTTTGAGAAGGAGGTGCTGATCCCCCCCAGCGAGGTGTTCGCCGTGTCCAAAGTCACCCGGCAGGGAGACAGCAGCGTCTTCGTGTTGCGCAGCACCAACCGCACCTGCAGCCACTTCAACTGCGCCTACCTGGGCGGTGAGTGCCTGGCGGGCTGGGACCCGTGCCCGGGCTGCctcggggaggggggagcaggggacacCCGGGATTTAGGACAGCCTCACATGGTGGGTGTCAGGAAGCCAGACCACCAGGCCTCGTGA